A stretch of Chitinophaga caeni DNA encodes these proteins:
- a CDS encoding VOC family protein, whose protein sequence is MSRQIFVNLPVKNLDATVAFFTKLGFTFNPQFTDENATCMIIDENIFAMLLVEPFFKTFTRREIADTSKYVEVLNAISVESREAVDKMLSDAIAAGGTEPLPAQDHGWMYSRAFSDIDGHTWEIFYADMSQLP, encoded by the coding sequence ATGTCAAGGCAAATTTTTGTAAACCTACCCGTAAAGAATTTAGATGCGACGGTAGCATTTTTCACTAAGCTGGGATTCACTTTTAACCCGCAGTTCACCGATGAAAACGCGACCTGCATGATCATCGATGAAAATATTTTCGCGATGTTATTAGTAGAGCCATTCTTTAAAACATTCACGCGCCGTGAAATTGCTGATACATCGAAATATGTTGAAGTGTTGAATGCTATTTCGGTGGAGAGCCGTGAAGCTGTTGATAAAATGCTCTCGGATGCGATAGCAGCCGGTGGCACGGAACCGCTTCCTGCCCAGGATCACGGCTGGATGTACAGCAGGGCTTTTTCAGATATTGATGGTCATACCTGGGAGATCTTTTATGCAGATATGAGTCAATTACCATAG
- a CDS encoding YccF domain-containing protein codes for MNFIGNIIWLIFGGFYSFIGYMVGGLILCLTIIGIPFGVQCFKIGIMMLWPFGSKIEYSPGASGCLATIFNILWIIFGGLWVAIGHLFFGILLSITIIGIPFARQHFKLMSLTLAPFDKRVSY; via the coding sequence ATGAATTTTATAGGAAATATCATTTGGTTGATTTTCGGAGGGTTTTATTCATTTATCGGCTACATGGTAGGAGGGTTGATCTTGTGTTTAACGATTATCGGTATACCGTTCGGGGTACAATGTTTTAAGATAGGGATAATGATGCTTTGGCCATTCGGGAGCAAGATAGAATATTCGCCGGGAGCATCCGGTTGCTTGGCCACCATATTTAATATACTTTGGATTATATTCGGAGGGTTGTGGGTAGCGATCGGCCACTTGTTTTTCGGCATATTGTTATCCATCACGATAATCGGTATTCCTTTTGCCCGCCAGCACTTTAAGCTGATGTCGTTAACCTTGGCGCCGTTTGATAAGCGCGTTAGTTATTGA